A single genomic interval of Carassius auratus strain Wakin chromosome 30, ASM336829v1, whole genome shotgun sequence harbors:
- the cchcr1 gene encoding coiled-coil alpha-helical rod protein 1 isoform X2 yields MDNVKWRADRLNAPADFMKAPDGASVCNTTPPLMTPAQFTGGPLAPPTASQTTPTQVLPQFRALPSSKFSEEGFGWTEPAKVEAWQPGRQKQQNEKIIQRLPDHRLPDDERSSPKPLLQEMERLREDKEVMRGEMERLKGRVECLREQVTDQQNLINRQCKEHDELHSQLKSCKAELNVSQDQLSILKREYHLKCEHLEKELQDSKQELGRLQQKQETRNDAAQEVTLLRTQIQELISERDELRNQLSVLNSSLLEQSECVQKLRTYIGSHVTEKKEEEELRRQIQHLKKENEALSLSVQLLNVRVNSANDILAIQEKELGEQVQTADPLYSGSKAGQMLSVWRQKVFMLLVKLQTRDLQLHTEKTQLHKMVSSLQQQVECLQSQNSVLQHQLEDKTAQLELQHVHAQGVQQQLDGALQENVQLKECNKCTEGSLNAISETAHRVMSAIEMKTGQMEAVQSSVSQLNQRLAFAAKRLDTVHGLLLRKEALWRTKNATRSPEPAVAESFIKSLQAEVVLLSTERDTLAQELKRTPELIQASLSELQQQRERELGHLREALSQSSEELEVSESSRMEMQRQCEEHEGTIVELRAEAQRLQQQCDSGKIMLLCFHSAHRISLMKNHLCFHLIFAQFYRRCQKLRVCVQRSSGTWRLNSMQREESTQKQW; encoded by the exons ATGGATAACGTTAAATGGAGAGCAGATAGGCTGAACGCACCGGCGGACTTCATGAAAGCTCCCGATGgag CATCTGTCTGTAACACCACTCCTCCTCTGATGACACCTGCTCAGTTTACTGGGGGACCGCTAGCCCCGCCCACAGCTTCACAGACCACACCCACCCAGGTTCTGCCACAGTTTAGAGCTCTGCCCTCTTCTAAATTCAGTGAGGAGGGGTTTGGCTGGACAGAGCCTGCTAAAGTGGAAGCATGGCAGCCTGGCCGTCAGAAACAACAGAATGAGAAAATAATTCAACGGCTCCCTGACCACAG ATTGCCAGACGATGAGAGGAGCAGCCCAAAGCCCCTGCTGCAAGAGATGGAAAGGTTAAGAGAAGACAAGGAAGTGATGAGAGGAGAGATGGAGCGTCTGAAAGGAAGAGTAGAATGTTTGAGAGAGCAGGTCACAGATCAGCAAAACCTAATAAACAG acaGTGTAAAGAGCATGATGAATTACACAGTCAACTGAAAAGCTGCAAGGCTGAACTAAATGTGAGCCAAGACCAG CTTTCAATCCTGAAAAGAGagtatcatttaaaatgtgaacatctggagaaagaGTTACAGGACTCAAAGCAGGAGTTGGGGAGACTGCAACAAAAACAAGAGACACGG AATGATGCTGCACAGGAAGTGACCTTACTGAGGACCCAAATACAGGAATTGATATCAGAGAGAGATGAGCTGAGAAATCAACTGAG TGTCCTGAACAGTTCATTGCTGGAACAGTCTGAGTGTGTGCAGAAACTGCGGACATACATTGGCAGCCACGTCACAGAgaaaaaggaagaggaagagcttaGACGACAGATACAA cattTAAAGAAGGAAAATGAAGCCCTATCTTTATCAGTCCAGCTGCTGAATGTTAGAGTTAACTCAGCCAATGACATTTTGGCTATTCAGGAGAAAGAGCTAGGTGAACAG GTGCAGACTGCTGACCCATTGTACTCTGGCAGTAAAGCTGGGCAGATGTTGAGTGTTTGGAGACAAAAGGTTTTCATGCTGCTTGTTAAATTACAGACCAGAGATTTACAGCTTCACACGGAGAAAACACAACTGCATAAAATG GTTTCCTCTCTGCAGCAGCAAGTAGAGTGTTTGCAGTCACAGAACAGTGTCCTTCAGCACCAACTAGAGGACAAAACAGCCCAGTTGGAGTTACAGCATGTACACGCACAG ggagTTCAGCAGCAATTAGACGGTGCTCTACAGGAAAATGTTCAGCTGAAAGAGTGCAATAAGTGCACCGAGGGATCACTGAATGCTATCAGTGAAACAGCACACAG AGTGATGTCAGCCATAGAAATGAAGACGGGTCAGATGGAAGCAGTTCAGTCCAGTGTAAGTCAGCTGAACCAGAGACTCGCCTTCGCTGCCAAACGTCTGGACACAGTACATG GGCTGCTGTTGCGGAAAGAAGCTCTTTGGAGAACCAAGAACGCTACTAGATCTCCAGAGCCAGCAGTGGCAGAGAG CTTTATTAAGAGTCTCCAAGCCGAGGTGGTGTTGTTGAgtacagagagagacacacttgCACAGGAACTCAAACGCACACCAGAGCTCATCCAGGCCTCCCTGTCAGAACTACAGCAGCAGC gagagagagagctggGACACCTGAGGGAAGCTCTATCACAAAGCAGCGAGGAGCTGGAGGTATCAGAATCAAGCAGAATGGAGATGCAGAGACAGTGTGAAGAGCATGAGGGGACCATTGTGGAGCTCCGTGCTGAGGCCCAGAGACTACAGCAGCAGTGTGACTCAG GCAAAATCATGCTGCTCTGCTTCCACTCTGCTCACAGAATCTCTCTGATGAAGAACCATTTGTGCTTCCATCTAATATTTGCTCAG TTTTACAGAAGGTGTCAGAagttgagagtgtgtgtgcagagAAGCTCAGGGACATGGAGGCTCAACTCAATGCAGCGAGAAGAGAGCACACAAAAGCAG TGGTAG
- the cchcr1 gene encoding coiled-coil alpha-helical rod protein 1 isoform X1, translated as MDNVKWRADRLNAPADFMKAPDGASVCNTTPPLMTPAQFTGGPLAPPTASQTTPTQVLPQFRALPSSKFSEEGFGWTEPAKVEAWQPGRQKQQNEKIIQRLPDHRLPDDERSSPKPLLQEMERLREDKEVMRGEMERLKGRVECLREQVTDQQNLINRQCKEHDELHSQLKSCKAELNVSQDQLSILKREYHLKCEHLEKELQDSKQELGRLQQKQETRNDAAQEVTLLRTQIQELISERDELRNQLSVLNSSLLEQSECVQKLRTYIGSHVTEKKEEEELRRQIQHLKKENEALSLSVQLLNVRVNSANDILAIQEKELGEQVQTADPLYSGSKAGQMLSVWRQKVFMLLVKLQTRDLQLHTEKTQLHKMVSSLQQQVECLQSQNSVLQHQLEDKTAQLELQHVHAQGVQQQLDGALQENVQLKECNKCTEGSLNAISETAHRVMSAIEMKTGQMEAVQSSVSQLNQRLAFAAKRLDTVHGLLLRKEALWRTKNATRSPEPAVAESFIKSLQAEVVLLSTERDTLAQELKRTPELIQASLSELQQQRERELGHLREALSQSSEELEVSESSRMEMQRQCEEHEGTIVELRAEAQRLQQQCDSVLQKVSEVESVCAEKLRDMEAQLNAARREHTKAVVALRQVQRQVEREKEQMKDVEKERTEHTHKQITHLQKQLKDKDKDRNLLLAVVQEQGLMNEYKSLRRSAIQTTEALKQKHYPQPESSNPPTPESLLGALQALSAAVMGSSEEEDDEEGQAFTVTQTPSCADTHKE; from the exons ATGGATAACGTTAAATGGAGAGCAGATAGGCTGAACGCACCGGCGGACTTCATGAAAGCTCCCGATGgag CATCTGTCTGTAACACCACTCCTCCTCTGATGACACCTGCTCAGTTTACTGGGGGACCGCTAGCCCCGCCCACAGCTTCACAGACCACACCCACCCAGGTTCTGCCACAGTTTAGAGCTCTGCCCTCTTCTAAATTCAGTGAGGAGGGGTTTGGCTGGACAGAGCCTGCTAAAGTGGAAGCATGGCAGCCTGGCCGTCAGAAACAACAGAATGAGAAAATAATTCAACGGCTCCCTGACCACAG ATTGCCAGACGATGAGAGGAGCAGCCCAAAGCCCCTGCTGCAAGAGATGGAAAGGTTAAGAGAAGACAAGGAAGTGATGAGAGGAGAGATGGAGCGTCTGAAAGGAAGAGTAGAATGTTTGAGAGAGCAGGTCACAGATCAGCAAAACCTAATAAACAG acaGTGTAAAGAGCATGATGAATTACACAGTCAACTGAAAAGCTGCAAGGCTGAACTAAATGTGAGCCAAGACCAG CTTTCAATCCTGAAAAGAGagtatcatttaaaatgtgaacatctggagaaagaGTTACAGGACTCAAAGCAGGAGTTGGGGAGACTGCAACAAAAACAAGAGACACGG AATGATGCTGCACAGGAAGTGACCTTACTGAGGACCCAAATACAGGAATTGATATCAGAGAGAGATGAGCTGAGAAATCAACTGAG TGTCCTGAACAGTTCATTGCTGGAACAGTCTGAGTGTGTGCAGAAACTGCGGACATACATTGGCAGCCACGTCACAGAgaaaaaggaagaggaagagcttaGACGACAGATACAA cattTAAAGAAGGAAAATGAAGCCCTATCTTTATCAGTCCAGCTGCTGAATGTTAGAGTTAACTCAGCCAATGACATTTTGGCTATTCAGGAGAAAGAGCTAGGTGAACAG GTGCAGACTGCTGACCCATTGTACTCTGGCAGTAAAGCTGGGCAGATGTTGAGTGTTTGGAGACAAAAGGTTTTCATGCTGCTTGTTAAATTACAGACCAGAGATTTACAGCTTCACACGGAGAAAACACAACTGCATAAAATG GTTTCCTCTCTGCAGCAGCAAGTAGAGTGTTTGCAGTCACAGAACAGTGTCCTTCAGCACCAACTAGAGGACAAAACAGCCCAGTTGGAGTTACAGCATGTACACGCACAG ggagTTCAGCAGCAATTAGACGGTGCTCTACAGGAAAATGTTCAGCTGAAAGAGTGCAATAAGTGCACCGAGGGATCACTGAATGCTATCAGTGAAACAGCACACAG AGTGATGTCAGCCATAGAAATGAAGACGGGTCAGATGGAAGCAGTTCAGTCCAGTGTAAGTCAGCTGAACCAGAGACTCGCCTTCGCTGCCAAACGTCTGGACACAGTACATG GGCTGCTGTTGCGGAAAGAAGCTCTTTGGAGAACCAAGAACGCTACTAGATCTCCAGAGCCAGCAGTGGCAGAGAG CTTTATTAAGAGTCTCCAAGCCGAGGTGGTGTTGTTGAgtacagagagagacacacttgCACAGGAACTCAAACGCACACCAGAGCTCATCCAGGCCTCCCTGTCAGAACTACAGCAGCAGC gagagagagagctggGACACCTGAGGGAAGCTCTATCACAAAGCAGCGAGGAGCTGGAGGTATCAGAATCAAGCAGAATGGAGATGCAGAGACAGTGTGAAGAGCATGAGGGGACCATTGTGGAGCTCCGTGCTGAGGCCCAGAGACTACAGCAGCAGTGTGACTCAG TTTTACAGAAGGTGTCAGAagttgagagtgtgtgtgcagagAAGCTCAGGGACATGGAGGCTCAACTCAATGCAGCGAGAAGAGAGCACACAAAAGCAG TGGTAGCTTTGCGGCAGGTTCAGAGGcaggtggagagagagaaagaacagatGAAAGAcgtagagaaagagagaacagaacacacacacaagcagatcACACATCTGCAGAAACAGTTGAAAGACAAGGACAAAGACCGCAACCTTCTACTG gcagTGGTTCAGGAACAGGGTTTGATGAATGAATATAAAAGTCTGAGAAGATCAGCAATTCAGACAACTGAGGCCCTGAAACAAAAGCACTATCCTCAGCCCGAGAGCAGCAATCCTCCAACACCTGAAA GTCTGCTGGGGGCACTGCAGGCTCTTAGTGCCGCAGTGATGGGCAGCTCAGAGGAAGAAGATGATGAGGAGGGTCAGGCCTTCACTGTGACACAAACACCCTCTTGTGCTGACACACATAAAGAATAG